One region of Oxalobacteraceae bacterium OTU3CAMAD1 genomic DNA includes:
- a CDS encoding serine hydroxymethyltransferase, whose protein sequence is MFAKDHTLASVDPELFGAIQKENTRQHDHIELIASENYTSPAVMEAQGSQLTNKYAEGYPGKRYYGGCEYVDVVEQLAIDRVKQLFGAEAANVQPNSGSQANQGVFFAVLKPGDTIMGMSLAEGGHLTHGMPLNMSGKWFNVVSYGLTPEEDIDYAAMEALAKEHKPKLIIAGASAFSKKIDFERFAAVAKAVGAYFMVDMAHYAGLIAAGLYPNPVPHADFVTSTTHKSLRGPRGGIILMKAEHEKIINSAIFPGIQGGPLMHVIAGKAVAFKEALTPEFKAYQQQVVINADVLAKTLIKRGLRIVSGGTESHVMLVDLRPKNLTGKEAEAILGTAHITTNKNGIPNDPQKPFVTSGIRLGSPAMTTRGFKEAEAEEVGNLIADVLDNPHDAATIERVKAAVKVLADKYPVYAK, encoded by the coding sequence ATGTTCGCAAAAGATCACACCCTCGCCAGCGTTGACCCGGAATTGTTCGGCGCCATCCAAAAAGAAAACACCCGCCAGCACGACCACATCGAGCTGATCGCGTCGGAGAACTACACCTCGCCGGCCGTGATGGAAGCGCAAGGCTCGCAGCTGACCAATAAATACGCCGAAGGCTATCCAGGCAAGCGCTACTACGGTGGCTGCGAATACGTCGACGTCGTCGAGCAACTGGCGATCGACCGCGTCAAGCAACTGTTCGGCGCGGAAGCGGCCAACGTGCAGCCGAACTCGGGTTCGCAGGCCAACCAGGGCGTGTTCTTCGCCGTCCTGAAACCGGGCGACACCATCATGGGCATGTCGCTGGCCGAAGGCGGCCACCTGACCCACGGCATGCCGCTCAACATGTCCGGCAAATGGTTCAACGTCGTTTCGTACGGGCTGACCCCGGAAGAGGACATCGACTACGCCGCCATGGAAGCGCTGGCCAAGGAACACAAGCCTAAGCTGATCATCGCCGGCGCGTCGGCCTTCTCCAAGAAAATCGACTTCGAGCGTTTCGCCGCCGTCGCCAAGGCCGTTGGCGCCTACTTCATGGTCGACATGGCCCACTACGCCGGCCTGATCGCCGCCGGCCTGTACCCGAACCCGGTACCGCACGCCGACTTCGTCACCTCGACCACGCACAAATCGCTGCGCGGCCCGCGCGGCGGCATCATCCTGATGAAGGCCGAGCACGAGAAGATCATCAATTCGGCCATCTTCCCAGGCATCCAGGGCGGTCCGCTGATGCATGTGATCGCCGGCAAGGCCGTCGCCTTCAAGGAAGCGCTGACGCCTGAGTTCAAGGCTTACCAGCAACAAGTCGTCATCAACGCCGACGTGCTGGCCAAGACCCTGATCAAGCGCGGCCTGCGCATCGTGTCCGGCGGCACCGAGTCGCACGTGATGCTGGTGGACCTGCGTCCGAAGAACCTGACCGGCAAGGAAGCGGAAGCGATCCTGGGCACAGCGCACATCACCACCAACAAGAACGGCATCCCGAACGATCCGCAGAAGCCATTCGTGACTTCCGGCATCCGTCTGGGCAGCCCGGCGATGACCACGCGCGGTTTCAAGGAAGCGGAAGCGGAAGAAGTCGGCAACCTGATCGCCGACGTGCTGGACAACCCGCACGACGCCGCCACCATCGAGCGCGTCAAAGCGGCGGTGAAGGTGCTGGCGGATAAATATCCGGTCTACGCCAAGTAA
- the pal gene encoding peptidoglycan-associated lipoprotein Pal has protein sequence MRKLSSLAFVITTAAILSACSTPVKVSEPAPVVERPADKAAPSQSDTRTVAPVETKSLDPLDDPKGVLANRSIYFDLDSYVVRADGKPVVENHSAYLAKNKSRAILIQGNTDERGSSEYNLALGQKRAEAVRKAMTTLGVPESQIEAVSLGKEKPKATGSNEEAWAQNRRADIVYK, from the coding sequence ATGCGTAAACTCAGCAGCTTAGCTTTCGTCATCACCACCGCCGCCATCCTGTCCGCCTGCTCGACCCCGGTCAAAGTGTCGGAGCCGGCACCAGTCGTCGAGCGTCCAGCCGACAAGGCCGCGCCGTCGCAGTCGGACACCCGCACCGTCGCCCCGGTTGAAACCAAATCGCTGGACCCGCTGGACGATCCAAAAGGCGTGCTGGCCAACCGTAGCATCTACTTCGACCTGGACAGCTATGTCGTGCGCGCCGACGGCAAGCCAGTGGTGGAAAACCACTCCGCTTACCTGGCCAAGAACAAATCGCGCGCCATCCTGATCCAAGGCAACACCGACGAACGCGGCAGCTCCGAGTACAACCTGGCGCTGGGCCAGAAGCGCGCCGAAGCCGTGCGCAAAGCCATGACCACCCTGGGCGTGCCGGAATCGCAAATCGAAGCCGTCTCGCTGGGCAAAGAGAAGCCAAAAGCGACCGGTTCGAACGAAGAAGCATGGGCACAGAACCGTCGTGCTGACATCGTCTACAAGTAA
- the nrdR gene encoding transcriptional regulator NrdR produces MKCPFCQHDDTQVLDTRVSEEGDSIRRRRRCGKCDKRFTTYERIELVMPYVVKKNGSRTEYSAAKLRGSLTLALRKRPVAAPAVDAAVLSIEEKLLTSGKREVDTGYIGELVMQELQRLDKIAYIRFASVYKNFEDLAEFQDAIAEVGQDRKPRKS; encoded by the coding sequence ATGAAATGTCCGTTCTGTCAGCATGACGATACCCAGGTTCTCGATACGCGTGTATCCGAGGAAGGGGATTCCATACGCCGGCGCCGACGTTGCGGCAAATGCGATAAACGATTTACCACGTATGAGCGCATCGAGCTGGTCATGCCGTACGTGGTCAAGAAGAACGGCAGCCGCACCGAGTATTCGGCCGCCAAGTTGCGGGGCAGCCTGACCCTGGCCCTGCGCAAGCGCCCCGTGGCGGCGCCCGCCGTTGACGCTGCCGTGTTGTCGATCGAAGAAAAATTGCTCACCAGCGGCAAGCGCGAAGTCGACACCGGCTACATCGGCGAACTGGTGATGCAGGAGTTGCAGCGCCTCGACAAGATCGCGTATATCCGCTTCGCATCGGTTTATAAAAACTTCGAAGACCTGGCCGAGTTCCAGGACGCCATCGCCGAAGTCGGGCAGGACCGCAAGCCGCGCAAAAGCTAG
- the pilV gene encoding type IV pilus modification protein PilV has translation MPMARAVAGFTLVEVMIAVLVLALGIVGGVSMQLAALRARHQSTLLAQASWLAVGMAERMRANPEQMRLPDGGNLYLTLDYDVLAEPNPSMPSALCYGGDCDGAQLAAFDLYEMKALMRENLPAGRAVVCRDAGLWSGGKLRWACSGGAGAPLVIKVGWRGKNPNGTQRKDEAGEYVPGVALTVGAP, from the coding sequence ATGCCCATGGCCCGTGCTGTTGCCGGCTTTACCCTGGTCGAAGTGATGATCGCCGTCCTCGTGCTGGCGTTGGGCATCGTCGGCGGTGTGTCAATGCAACTGGCGGCGCTGCGCGCCCGGCATCAGTCGACCTTGCTGGCGCAGGCCTCGTGGCTGGCCGTCGGCATGGCCGAGCGCATGCGCGCCAATCCCGAACAGATGCGCCTCCCTGACGGCGGCAATCTCTATCTCACCCTCGACTACGATGTGCTGGCCGAGCCCAACCCGTCGATGCCGTCCGCGCTGTGCTACGGCGGCGATTGCGATGGCGCCCAGCTTGCCGCCTTCGATCTGTATGAAATGAAGGCGCTGATGCGCGAGAACCTGCCGGCGGGCCGCGCGGTGGTGTGCCGTGACGCCGGCTTGTGGTCTGGCGGCAAGCTGCGCTGGGCGTGCAGTGGCGGCGCCGGCGCGCCTTTGGTGATCAAGGTCGGCTGGCGCGGCAAGAATCCGAACGGCACGCAGCGTAAGGACGAGGCCGGCGAGTATGTTCCCGGCGTTGCCTTGACCGTGGGGGCGCCATGA
- a CDS encoding SDR family NAD(P)-dependent oxidoreductase — translation MIVFITGATAGFGAAMARTFVQNGHKVLISGRREDRLHTLSAELGDAVLPVVLDVTDKASIKTALDGLPAEWKQIDVLINNAGLALGVTPAHESSLDDWDTMIATNCSGLVAMTRAILPDMVKRGSGTVINLGSVAGATPYPGGNVYGATKAFVEQFTLNLRADLVGTGVRATNLAPGLCGGTEFSNVRMKGNDEAAAKVYEGTVPLTAEDIANTAFWIATLPAHININRIEMMPTCQGYGPLAIKRNV, via the coding sequence ATGATCGTCTTCATCACTGGCGCCACCGCCGGCTTCGGCGCCGCCATGGCCCGCACTTTCGTTCAAAACGGTCACAAAGTGCTGATCAGCGGCCGCCGCGAGGACCGCCTGCATACCTTGTCCGCCGAGCTGGGCGACGCCGTGCTGCCGGTGGTGCTGGACGTCACCGACAAGGCCTCCATCAAAACCGCGCTGGACGGCCTGCCGGCCGAATGGAAGCAGATCGACGTGCTGATTAACAATGCCGGCCTGGCGCTGGGCGTCACCCCGGCCCATGAATCGTCGCTGGACGACTGGGACACGATGATCGCCACCAATTGCAGCGGCCTGGTCGCCATGACCCGCGCCATCCTGCCGGACATGGTCAAGCGCGGCAGCGGCACCGTCATCAACCTGGGTTCCGTCGCCGGCGCCACGCCCTATCCGGGCGGCAACGTCTACGGCGCGACCAAGGCGTTTGTCGAACAGTTCACCCTGAATCTGCGGGCGGATCTGGTCGGCACCGGCGTGCGCGCCACCAATCTGGCGCCAGGCCTGTGCGGCGGCACCGAATTCTCGAACGTGCGCATGAAGGGCAACGACGAAGCCGCCGCTAAGGTGTACGAAGGCACCGTGCCGCTGACGGCCGAGGACATCGCCAACACCGCGTTCTGGATCGCGACCCTGCCGGCGCACATCAACATCAACCGCATCGAGATGATGCCGACGTGCCAAGGCTACGGGCCGCTGGCCATCAAGCGCAATGTCTAA
- the tolB gene encoding Tol-Pal system beta propeller repeat protein TolB produces the protein MKKLTLLYAGLTIAATMGSAQAQMRIEISGVGSNQIPVAVAGFANEGVSPQKISEIIKADLERSGAFKVIDAGVITDVNNIDYSAWKAKGADALVVGTVDALADGRYDVRYKLLDTVKQAKISNLDKAVTAQFTRLSAHLIADDVFFKLTGIRGAFATRISYVKQEGRNYQLLVADADGEGEQLALRSNEPIISPSWSPDGTKVAYVSFEQKKPVVYVQNLVTRARTVVANEKGSNSAPSWSPAGNKLAVALSKDGHTQVYTVNTDGSGLRRVSNSNGIDTEPQFSADGQSIYFTSDRSGGPQIYRMSADGGEAKRVTFSGTYNTSPRISSDGKTLAYISRRDGNFQLYVLDLASGQEQRLSDTTSDESPSFAPNGKYIMYATQAGGRKSLAVVSVDGRVKQRLTTQAGNIKEPTWGPFMQ, from the coding sequence ATGAAAAAACTGACCCTCCTTTACGCCGGCCTGACCATTGCTGCCACCATGGGCAGCGCCCAGGCACAAATGCGCATCGAAATTTCCGGTGTCGGCAGCAACCAGATCCCGGTTGCCGTGGCCGGCTTCGCCAACGAAGGCGTATCGCCGCAAAAAATCTCGGAGATCATCAAGGCCGACCTCGAGCGCAGCGGCGCCTTTAAAGTGATCGACGCCGGCGTCATCACCGACGTCAACAACATCGACTACAGCGCCTGGAAAGCCAAAGGCGCCGACGCGCTCGTCGTCGGCACCGTCGACGCGCTGGCCGATGGTCGCTACGACGTGCGCTACAAACTGCTCGACACCGTCAAGCAAGCCAAGATCTCCAATTTAGACAAAGCCGTCACGGCGCAGTTCACCCGCCTGTCGGCCCATTTGATCGCCGACGACGTCTTCTTCAAGCTGACCGGCATCCGTGGCGCCTTCGCCACCCGCATCTCCTACGTCAAGCAGGAAGGCCGTAACTACCAGCTGCTGGTGGCCGATGCCGATGGCGAAGGCGAGCAACTGGCGCTGCGCTCGAACGAGCCGATCATCTCGCCATCGTGGTCGCCGGACGGCACCAAGGTCGCCTACGTCTCGTTCGAGCAGAAAAAACCGGTGGTCTATGTGCAAAACCTGGTCACCCGCGCACGCACCGTGGTCGCCAACGAAAAAGGCAGTAACTCGGCCCCATCGTGGTCGCCGGCCGGCAACAAGCTGGCCGTGGCGCTGTCGAAGGACGGCCACACCCAGGTCTACACGGTCAACACCGACGGCAGCGGCCTGCGCCGCGTCTCCAACAGCAACGGCATCGACACCGAGCCGCAATTCTCGGCCGACGGCCAGAGCATCTACTTCACCAGCGACCGCAGCGGCGGCCCGCAGATCTACCGCATGAGCGCCGACGGCGGCGAAGCCAAGCGCGTGACCTTCAGCGGCACCTATAACACCAGCCCGCGCATCTCGTCGGACGGCAAAACCCTGGCCTACATCTCTCGCCGCGACGGCAACTTCCAGCTGTACGTGCTGGACCTGGCCAGCGGCCAGGAGCAGCGCCTGTCGGACACCACCAGCGACGAATCGCCGAGCTTCGCCCCCAACGGCAAATACATCATGTACGCCACGCAAGCCGGCGGCCGCAAGTCGCTGGCCGTGGTGTCCGTCGACGGACGTGTAAAGCAGCGCCTGACCACGCAGGCGGGCAACATCAAGGAGCCCACCTGGGGTCCGTTCATGCAGTAA
- the ybgC gene encoding tol-pal system-associated acyl-CoA thioesterase: MPAEFIWNVRVYYEDTDAGGIVYYANYLKFFERARTEWLRQLNVSQHALLQEHDAMFVVKSVSAEYHAPAKLDDVIKLTLSIEKLGRASISFVQEAWCGEQLLNTARVKVGCVDSTLRPRAVPPAVADKMRSTTNITKTD; encoded by the coding sequence ATGCCAGCAGAGTTCATCTGGAACGTCCGGGTCTACTACGAAGACACCGACGCCGGCGGTATCGTCTATTACGCGAACTATCTGAAGTTCTTCGAGCGCGCCCGCACCGAATGGCTGCGCCAGCTCAATGTGAGCCAGCACGCTTTATTGCAGGAACACGACGCTATGTTCGTCGTCAAAAGCGTCAGCGCGGAGTATCATGCGCCTGCTAAGCTTGACGACGTAATAAAATTGACACTTAGTATCGAAAAATTAGGACGCGCCTCGATCTCCTTTGTCCAGGAGGCATGGTGCGGCGAGCAACTGCTGAACACGGCGCGGGTCAAGGTCGGCTGCGTCGATTCGACGCTGCGCCCGCGCGCTGTGCCGCCGGCGGTCGCGGACAAAATGCGCAGCACCACCAACATCACGAAAACAGACTGA
- the tolA gene encoding cell envelope integrity protein TolA — protein MKPATAGGPYKVPRHNEGWRSVVLAVAMHAVLLLFLWVGVSWQNNEPTEVQAEIWDMKVQDAAPPAPTPEPTPEPEPEPEPTPVIKTPPPPPVEAPPAPKEPDIALERLKAKKKLEEKKLAEAKEAKLKQEAEEKQAKLEAKKLADKKLAEQKLKEEKEQAEKDKKELAEKEKDKKKAAAEKLAKEKADKAAKDKAFAAEMSRITGSAAKGSTGTAAQSTGGRADGGYKAAIVAKIRSNLVYGTIDDSLSATYQITQLPSGEIIGVRKTKSSGSAAYDSAIENAIAKSSPLPKKKDGTVEREFTADFNMKDMH, from the coding sequence ATGAAACCCGCAACCGCAGGCGGTCCGTACAAGGTTCCGCGACATAACGAAGGCTGGCGCTCGGTAGTGCTGGCCGTGGCAATGCACGCGGTGCTGCTGCTGTTCCTGTGGGTCGGCGTGAGCTGGCAGAACAATGAGCCGACCGAAGTGCAGGCCGAGATCTGGGACATGAAGGTGCAGGACGCCGCGCCGCCCGCCCCTACTCCCGAGCCCACGCCCGAACCGGAGCCGGAGCCGGAACCGACGCCCGTAATCAAGACGCCGCCGCCACCGCCGGTGGAGGCGCCGCCTGCGCCGAAGGAACCGGACATCGCCCTCGAACGCCTGAAGGCCAAGAAAAAACTCGAAGAGAAGAAGCTGGCCGAAGCCAAGGAAGCCAAGCTGAAACAGGAAGCCGAAGAGAAGCAGGCCAAGCTGGAAGCCAAGAAACTGGCTGACAAGAAACTGGCCGAGCAGAAGCTGAAGGAAGAGAAAGAACAGGCCGAGAAGGACAAGAAGGAACTGGCCGAGAAGGAAAAGGACAAGAAAAAGGCAGCCGCAGAGAAACTTGCCAAGGAAAAAGCCGACAAGGCGGCCAAGGATAAGGCGTTCGCAGCGGAAATGAGCCGCATCACGGGTTCGGCCGCCAAGGGCTCGACCGGCACGGCCGCGCAATCGACCGGCGGCCGCGCCGACGGCGGTTACAAGGCGGCCATCGTGGCCAAGATCAGGAGCAACCTGGTCTACGGCACGATCGATGACTCTCTGAGCGCCACGTACCAGATCACGCAGCTACCGTCCGGTGAAATTATCGGCGTGCGCAAGACGAAAAGTAGCGGCTCGGCCGCCTATGACAGTGCGATCGAGAACGCGATTGCCAAATCGTCACCACTACCAAAGAAGAAAGATGGTACGGTAGAACGCGAATTTACAGCCGACTTCAACATGAAGGATATGCATTGA
- the ybgF gene encoding tol-pal system protein YbgF — translation MKKLTKSGLAAALLAALTWLPMQAHAGLFDDEEARKALLDLRAKVEAMRIEMNARMDTKSDKSSALDLVTQNENTMQELNKLRGQIEVLQNELSNAQKRQKDFYVDLDTRLRKLEPREVTVDGKAAQVDPNEEKNYGAAMELFKAGDYKAAGTALSDFVRQYPASVYTPNAQYWLGNAFYAQRDCKSAISAQLQVLKNYPDSPKAPDAMLNIASCQTELKDKAAKKTLQDLIKQYPESSAAVTAKQRLSGK, via the coding sequence ATGAAGAAACTCACCAAATCCGGCCTCGCCGCCGCCCTGCTGGCCGCGCTGACGTGGCTGCCGATGCAAGCCCACGCCGGCCTGTTCGACGACGAGGAAGCCCGTAAAGCCCTGCTCGACCTGCGCGCCAAGGTCGAAGCGATGCGCATCGAAATGAACGCGCGCATGGACACCAAGTCCGACAAGTCCAGCGCACTGGACCTGGTCACGCAAAACGAAAACACGATGCAGGAGCTCAACAAGCTGCGCGGCCAGATCGAAGTGCTGCAAAACGAGCTGTCGAATGCGCAAAAGCGCCAGAAGGATTTCTACGTCGACCTCGACACGCGCCTGCGCAAGCTCGAGCCGCGTGAAGTGACGGTGGACGGCAAGGCCGCCCAGGTCGATCCGAACGAGGAAAAGAATTACGGCGCAGCCATGGAGCTGTTCAAGGCCGGCGACTACAAGGCGGCGGGCACTGCCCTGTCCGACTTCGTGCGCCAGTACCCCGCCTCCGTGTACACGCCCAACGCGCAGTACTGGCTCGGCAACGCTTTCTACGCCCAGCGCGACTGCAAGAGCGCCATCAGCGCCCAGTTGCAGGTGCTGAAGAACTATCCGGACAGCCCGAAGGCGCCGGACGCCATGCTCAACATCGCCAGCTGCCAGACCGAGCTGAAGGACAAGGCCGCCAAGAAGACGCTGCAGGACTTGATCAAGCAATATCCGGAGTCCTCGGCCGCCGTCACGGCGAAACAGCGCCTCAGTGGCAAATAA
- a CDS encoding ExbD/TolR family protein encodes MASSFSSSMRGGRGRKLKSEINVVPYIDVMLVLLIIFMVMPSATDPSIVDLPNAEKSTKPPSDYVQIVIKPNGALSIGVKGKGEDAPETAPNRDALVKKLRTLHETHPDYPVLIAGDKESKYDDVIQLISEAKKMGINRVGLSTK; translated from the coding sequence ATGGCTTCCTCTTTCTCCAGCAGCATGCGCGGCGGCCGCGGCCGCAAGCTCAAATCCGAAATCAACGTCGTGCCGTACATCGACGTCATGCTGGTTTTGCTGATCATCTTCATGGTCATGCCGTCGGCTACCGATCCAAGCATCGTCGACTTGCCGAACGCTGAAAAATCGACCAAGCCGCCAAGCGACTACGTGCAGATCGTCATCAAGCCGAACGGCGCGCTGTCGATCGGCGTCAAGGGCAAAGGCGAGGACGCGCCCGAGACGGCCCCGAACCGCGACGCGCTGGTCAAGAAATTGCGCACGCTGCACGAGACGCATCCGGACTATCCGGTGCTGATCGCCGGCGACAAGGAAAGCAAGTACGACGACGTGATCCAGCTGATCTCGGAAGCGAAAAAGATGGGCATCAACCGGGTCGGCTTGTCCACCAAATAA
- the tolQ gene encoding protein TolQ, with protein sequence MNVTQDLSFLSLISNAHLIVQLIMALLFIISLTSWTYIFSKLFAVRSARRLTIDFEKTFWAGGNLHALHQNAGKDRATSGPLARIFEAGMGEFIKSKAAYAASRDTVDHVAILDGARRAMRAAFQREMDVLESHLAFLASVGSVSPYIGLLGTVWGIMNAFRGLANVQQATLAAVAPGIAEALIATAIGLFAAIPAVVAYNRFTHDIDRLAIRFESFVEEFSNILQRQSR encoded by the coding sequence ATGAACGTCACCCAAGACCTCTCTTTCCTGTCCCTCATCTCCAACGCCCACCTGATCGTGCAACTGATCATGGCGTTGTTGTTCATCATCTCGCTGACCAGCTGGACGTACATTTTCAGTAAACTGTTCGCGGTCCGCTCGGCGCGCCGCCTGACGATCGACTTCGAAAAAACCTTCTGGGCCGGCGGCAACCTGCACGCGCTGCACCAGAACGCCGGCAAGGACCGCGCCACCAGCGGCCCGCTGGCGCGCATCTTCGAAGCCGGCATGGGCGAATTCATCAAGAGCAAGGCCGCCTACGCCGCCAGCCGCGACACCGTCGACCACGTCGCCATCCTGGACGGCGCGCGCCGCGCCATGCGCGCCGCCTTCCAGCGCGAAATGGACGTGCTCGAATCGCACCTGGCCTTCCTGGCCTCGGTCGGCTCGGTGTCGCCGTACATCGGCCTGTTGGGCACCGTCTGGGGCATCATGAACGCCTTCCGCGGCCTGGCCAACGTGCAGCAAGCCACCCTGGCCGCCGTCGCGCCCGGCATCGCCGAAGCGCTGATCGCCACCGCCATCGGCCTGTTCGCGGCGATTCCGGCCGTCGTCGCCTACAACCGCTTCACGCACGACATCGATCGTCTGGCGATCCGCTTCGAAAGTTTCGTCGAAGAGTTCTCCAACATCCTGCAACGTCAATCGCGTTAA